The following are encoded together in the Bos mutus isolate GX-2022 chromosome 3, NWIPB_WYAK_1.1, whole genome shotgun sequence genome:
- the DPM3 gene encoding dolichol-phosphate mannosyltransferase subunit 3: MTKLAQWLWALALLGSTWAALTMGALGLELPSSCREVLWPLPAYLLVSAGCYALGTVGYRVATFHDCEDAARELQSQIQEARADLTRRGLRF, translated from the coding sequence ATGACGAAATTAGCGCAGTGGCTGTGGGCGCTGGCTCTCCTGGGCTCCACCTGGGCGGCCCTGACCATGGGAGCCCTGGGCCTGGAGCTGCCTTCGTCTTGCCGGgaggtcctgtggccactgcccgCCTACTTGCTGGTATCTGCCGGCTGCTATGCCCTGGGCACCGTGGGCTACCGCGTCGCTACTTTTCACGACTGCGAGGACGCCGCCCGCGAGCTGCAGAGCCAGATCCAAGAGGCCAGAGCCGACTTGACCCGCAGGGGACT